The sequence AACTAAGTTCCGTTTCTTTTTTCTGTCCGGCCTATAGGGAGGAGAAAAACCTTCCCGACCTTATTCCAGTCGTCTCGGATTTTTTGGAGAAAAACGCTTTGAAATACGAGATTTTGATAATTGAGGACGGCAGTCCGGACAACACTTTTCAAGTGGCAAAAGATTTGGCCAAACGTTTCCCTCATGTACGCGTTATTCATCATGAAAAAAACGCCGGTTACTCGGCGACTCTTAAGGAGGGTTTTGAAATATCGCAATATGATTATGTAATGTATACGGATGGCGACAATCAATACAACGTTTTTGATTTTGAACCCGGTTTGCATTTGCTTGAGAGCAATGACGTCATAGCCGGATACGCCATAAAAAAAGCGGTTTCTCCCTTTAGGAAGTTTCAGTCATGGACGCACAATTTTTTAATATCTTTGCTTTTTTTCACCGCTTTTCGGGATATAAACTGTTCAATGAAAATATTTAAGAGAAAGGTTATAGAAAATTTGGAGATTAAAAGCAATCCTCGTGGGGCTTTCATTGATGCCGAAATGATGATAAAAGCCAAGCGTACGGGTTTCAAAATAAAGCAATTCCCGGTGACTCATTATGAAAGGAAGGTTGGGATAGCTATCGGTTCAAAGCCGAGTGTTATTTTCCATACAATCACAGACATGATAAAGCTTAGACTGGGCTTGCTGTAAAAATTTGTCAATGAGAGAAAAATTCTATAAAACCTACTTTAAGATTGAGAAAGAGCATTGGTTGATGAAAGTGCGTCGGCGCGTTGTTTTTGACGTCCTTCATAACGTACTTGAAAAAAATAAAGAGAGTAAAATCCTTGATTTCGGATGCGGTTCCGGGATTCTCGTGGAAGAATTATCTTCCGAGGGTTACAAAGCATTTGGTGTAGATGTTTCAAGAGAAGCGATTAGGTTTGGAAATTCAGAAGGTATTAAAAATATTAAAGTCATGGCCTCGGACAAGATAGATTTTCCGGATAACGTATTTGATGTCGTAACGGCTCTTGATGTATTGGAGCATTTAGAGAATGAAAAGTTGTCGATGAAAGAGATTGAAAGAGTCTTAAAACCCGGTGGAGTCCTCATCGTTATGGTTCCTGCTTATATGTTTTTGTGGGGGGTTCAGGATGAAGTGGCGCATCATTATAGAAGATATACCGAGAGCTCTCTGCTTACGGTGATTAAGAAATCCGGATGTATTTTACCATTCAGGACAACATACTTTAATAGTTTTCTTTTTTTTCCGATTGCGGCTGTTCGCCTGTTGAGCAGGGCGTTGAATCTAAGGAATAGAGAATCTGATTTTGATATCAACAATGTATTTTTGAATAAATTGTTTTTTGCTATTTTTAATTTGGAAAGAATTCTTCTAAAAAAAATTAGTTTTCCTTTCGGAGTTTCTATATTGTCGGTATGTAAAAAGTCAGAAAAATCTGGAGATCTGTTTTAGTTCATTGTTCTTTTATGATGAGATTACTTACGGAAGAATTTTTACTATCTGGGATATGTAGAGTTAGTTCGGATACTTTTGAAGAAAGTGAGTATGTATAGATTTGAAGAAGGTTTATCGTTATCTTATAAAGTCGTTTGTCAGCATTCGTTAGGTACGCGGTGTAGTCGTCCACCCTTATTTTTCCGGCTTCTCCCGTCGTTTCAAAATCATTATTATAGCTAAAAGAAAGTTCTATATTACCAGAGACATTATCAGTGGTGAGCACAAATTCCACCGTGGTGAGTTCCTCAGGATCAAATTCACCGGACTTTATAAGCACGTTACCTTTGACATGGTCACTCCTGAAGCTTTCTTGTGAATCTTCAGGGGGAGACGCTTCCATTCTAAGGCGAACAGGAGACGTGTAATATGTTCTGATCGCGGACCCTTCTTTTCCCAGAAGCCTTAAAAACTCGGGGTTGGTTGAATCTCTAACGCTTGAGACCGTTTTTACGGTTTTGGTCTTGACATCCGGAGGCATAAATTCGTTTTGCGCAAGTGCAATCGGCGTATCTGTCCCGAAGAACCAAATGTAGTCGGCCAAAGTGTATCCGGGCATTCCTTGAAAAATATGCGCTCCGGTGAGGTTCGGAATTGTTACAGGTTCGCCGTTTTGGGAAAGAGCGGCCAGTTCTTTGATTAAAGTGTCTTCCAGTTTGAGGACGGCCTCCTTTCTTTGGACGGATTCTTCCTTTAACCTTAAAGAATGGAATGAAAAAACTTGCTGAAGAGCCAATATGACGATTATTGTCGCGATGACAACTTTTCCGGCAGTTTCTTTTTTTGCTCTTATAAACCACAAAGCTCCGAGGGTCAAAAATATGGAATAAAAATAGTACGGCGGTCCGGCATATCTGTAGTCAAAATCCGGCACAGTGTTGTGGTCCGGCCGAGCCAATATCACCATCAAAATTGAAATAAATATTCCCAAAAGGAGGTAAGCGGTTATATAATGTTCTTTCTTGGACGAGTATTTATGGACAAGCCACAGCAAAGCTCCATTCAGTAACAAAATCAAAATCTCTAAAGTCGGCCACAGTTTTTCCGCGCTTTTCACTACGGCTGGGTGGGCCGCTATTTTTTCCATATCTGGAGCAAAAGCGGAAAGGGAAACGCCGGAAGCGAACAATGAAGAAAAGTTCCTTGCCAGAGGAACAGGTCTCCAGTTCTCTTTTCTTTGTATGGAAGAATCTGTTTCCAATATGCCTCCATCAAGCGACGTCAGAAATGTTCCCGGCTGTATGACGGTAAATGTGATAAAGAAAAACAAAGCATATAGCACGGCAACCGCGGTTACTAAGGCGAGAGGTATTTTGTTTTCTTTAAGAAATTTATTCATGTATGTTATGTGTGCGTGGGTTTCCGTCTTTGAAACTTTTTACAGCAATCATAAATATGATAATGGTCGGTATGGTCCAGATGCCGGACGTGTCCACTAATAATGAACACATCAAAGCAGTGGCAAAAATAGTCATATATTTTTTTTCCCGCGAGTCAAGCCAAGCGAGATAACTCCACGTCGCTATGGAAAAAAATAAAAGCACTTGCGGGTAAACGGTCATTATGTAAAAACCGGTAAATATCTCCGTCCAGCCGGAGGCGCCGGCAAAGATGATTAAGAAAATGAAAAAACTTGAGAGTTCAAACCCCAGTCGTTTGAAAGTTAGATAAGTGAAAAAGGGAATGAGAGCGAAAAGTACGAAAAAGAAAATGTTGTAGGGAAGCGGATTTAGTCCGAATAAAAGGTCAAGAGCTTTCATTTCGGCAATAAAGAGAAGGAGGACGTGGTCGTTGCCGTGAGGCAGAAGAATTGACTCGGAAAAAGGCAGGGAATGATTGAGGCCGACAATTTCAAAATCGTCCATGTTAAAGTAGCCGTTTAGAATGTTTCCGCCGTGGCTTAAGAATACAAACAGAAGACAGATTAAGAGAATCAGCGTGTTTTGTTTCGCGTTGCTTAATGATTCAAAAAAACGCTTTAAATTTTCCAAAATTTGCCGTAACTTTTTTTGGAAAAATAAAAAAGAACCAAAAGCGATGAGTGATATAATGACGGATAGTATAAGGCCGTTTTTTATGCCTGCGAAATATATTTTGGCGGTTGGGCCGAAAAGTTCCAACCTTGACATGTCAAAATTAAGGACGACCGCGAGTGCGAAGGAGGACAGTAAAAAAGCGCCACCCAAAATAAAAAAATGAATATTTTGAATAAAAAAAGCCGAAAATTTTCCTGCGGTTTTCATTGTTGTAAATAGTAACCTTTTTTGTCGGAGCTGTCATGACAAGGTGCTATTGACAATAGTTATTAAGATGGTACTCTTATCAGAAGTGGATTGTGGCCAGCTATCTTTTGTGCTACAACTTCGTGTTTTCAGGATAAGCTCTTAAAAATATTTTGATTATGAAATACCTACTGATCCCATCGTGCGAAGTCGCGAGACGTGACAAGTTGTCCGGCACGACCACGGAGAGACGTCTCAAGAGGGGAATTTCTCTCTGGAAAAGTGGA is a genomic window of bacterium containing:
- a CDS encoding glycosyltransferase family 2 protein, with product MNSQNKLSSVSFFCPAYREEKNLPDLIPVVSDFLEKNALKYEILIIEDGSPDNTFQVAKDLAKRFPHVRVIHHEKNAGYSATLKEGFEISQYDYVMYTDGDNQYNVFDFEPGLHLLESNDVIAGYAIKKAVSPFRKFQSWTHNFLISLLFFTAFRDINCSMKIFKRKVIENLEIKSNPRGAFIDAEMMIKAKRTGFKIKQFPVTHYERKVGIAIGSKPSVIFHTITDMIKLRLGLL
- a CDS encoding methyltransferase domain-containing protein; this translates as MREKFYKTYFKIEKEHWLMKVRRRVVFDVLHNVLEKNKESKILDFGCGSGILVEELSSEGYKAFGVDVSREAIRFGNSEGIKNIKVMASDKIDFPDNVFDVVTALDVLEHLENEKLSMKEIERVLKPGGVLIVMVPAYMFLWGVQDEVAHHYRRYTESSLLTVIKKSGCILPFRTTYFNSFLFFPIAAVRLLSRALNLRNRESDFDINNVFLNKLFFAIFNLERILLKKISFPFGVSILSVCKKSEKSGDLF